In the Ipomoea triloba cultivar NCNSP0323 chromosome 6, ASM357664v1 genome, one interval contains:
- the LOC116022757 gene encoding TPR repeat-containing thioredoxin TTL1, translating to MSDSRRASSVSSDIGIEALSDRLRNSVRPEMNKPDFRELDLGSPASPLRTVPTTSSSSSSSGSLSGRNGAPKSAELSGSVESSPSPSPTPTARAPFNRSGGSCVNSPPPSNAFPTGNICPSGRILKTGMASRASKTDVLGSGTGNYGHGSIIRGGFGTIHKPTNLRGSLMAAEETQKKKEMLGNDPEELKRTGNENYKKGNFAEALNLYDKAISISPGNAAYHCNRAAALIGLKRLVEAVRECEEAIRLDPRYVRAHHRLGSLFLSLGQVENARRHICLPGHQLDHLELRKLEAVEKHIEKCNDARGASDWRSVLREADAAIASGADASPQLFACRVEALAKLHQLDNADSSLSKVPKIESTASFSQSKIFGMLSEAYVFFVRAQIELAHGRFESALAAIERAKQIDCQNVEVSVLLNNVRLVTQARTRGNDLFKSERFTEACAAYGEGLRFDPSNSVLYCNRAACWYKLGQWEKSVDDCSQTLRIQPNYTKALLRRAASNMKLERWAEAVRDYEALRSEFPHDTKAAESLFHAQVALKKSRGEEVYSGKFGGGVEIVSGLEQFQSAISSGTSVVHFKVASNIQCTQISPILDTLCTRYPSISFLKVDVEDSPAIGTAENITTVPMFKIYKNGSQLKELVCPSPEELESSVRHWAI from the exons ATGTCTGATTCAAGAAGGGCATCATCGGTGTCGTCGGATATTGGGATTGAGGCGTTGAGTGATCGGTTAAGGAACTCGGTCCGCCCGGAGATGAACAAGCCAGATTTCAGGGAACTCGATCTGGGTTCTCCGGCTTCTCCCTTGCGGACTGTCCCTACTACCAGTAGTAGCTCTAGTTCTTCTGGATCCTTGTCGGGTCGGAACGGGGCTCCCAAGTCCGCTGAGCTGTCCGGGTCGGTGGAGAGTTCACCCTCACCCTCACCCACACCGACAGCGCGCGCCCCCTTCAATCGCTCAGGTGGGAGCTGTGTCAACTCTCCGCCGCCCTCCAATGCTTTTCCCACCGGCAATATCTGCCCCTCCGGCAGGATTCTCAAGACCGGGATGGCCAGCAGGGCATCCAAGACTGACGTTTTGGGCTCCGGAACTGGGAATTACGGCCACGGCAGCATAATACGCGGCGGATTCGGAACTATTCACAAACCCACCAATTTAAGAGGATCATTAATGGCGGCGGAAGAGactcagaagaagaaggaaatgtTGGGAAATGATCCAGAAGAGTTGAAGAGGACAGGCAATGAGAATTACAAAAAGGGGAATTTTGCAGAGGCTTTGAATCTATATGACAAGGCCATTTCAATATCTCCAGGCAATGCGGCTTACCATTGTAACCGGGCTGCGGCATTGATTGGTCTCAAGAGGTTGGTAGAGGCAGTGAGGGAATGTGAGGAAGCTATTAGGTTGGATCCCAGATATGTTAGAGCCCACCATCGATTAGGATCTTTGTTCCTTAG TTTAGGACAGGTAGAAAATGCCAGGAGGCACATTTGTCTTCCTGGGCACCAGCTAGATCACTTGGAGTTGCGGAAGTTGGAAGCAGTGGAGAAACATATAGAAAAATGCAATGATGCACGGGGAGCCAGTGATTGGAGAAGTGTGTTGCGGGAAGCTGATGCTGCTATTGCTTCTGGAGCCGATGCATCTCCTCAG CTCTTTGCATGTAGAGTAGAAGCACTTGCGAAGCTCCACCAGTTAGACAATGCTGATTCAAGCCTATCAAAAGTTCCTAAAATAGAATCAACTGCTTCTTTCTCCCAGTCAAAAATTTTTGGGATGCTTTCTGAAGCGTACGTGTTCTTTGTTCGGGCTCAAATTGAGTTGGCTCATGGAAG GTTTGAAAGTGCGCTTGCTGCCATTGAGAGAGCTAAACAGATTGACTGTCAAAACGTTGAAGTTTCTGTTTTACTCAACAATGTGCGGTTAGTTACCCAAGCTCGTACCCGTGGCAATGATTTATTTAAATCCGAAAGGTTTACAGAAGCTTGTGCCGCTTATGGGGAAGGCCTCAGGTTTGATCCTTCAAATTCAGTTCTCTATTGCAATAGAGCAGCCTGTTGGTATAAGCTGGGACAGTGGGAAAAATCTGTGGACGATTGCAGCCAAACTCTCCGCATCCAACCGAATTATACGAAAGCTCTTCTTCGAAGGGCAGCCTCAAACATGAAG CTAGAACGGTGGGCTGAGGCTGTAAGAGACTACGAAGCCTTGAGGAGTGAATTTCCACACGACACCAAAGCTGCTGAATCACTGTTTCACGCCCAAGTTGCCCTGAAAAAATCCAGAGGGGAAGAGGTTTATAGCGGGAAATTTGGTGGAGGTGTTGAAATAGTCTCAGGTCTTGAACAATTCCAATCTGCAATTTCCTCTG GGACATCGGTGGTGCATTTTAAAGTGGCATCCAATATACAATGCACACAGATATCGCCAATTTTGGACACATTGTGCACCAGATATCCATCAATAAGTTTTCTCAAG GTGGACGTGGAAGACAGCCCAGCAATCGGCACAGCTGAGAACATCACGACTGTGCCaatgtttaaaatttacaaaaacgGCAGCCAGTTGAAGGAACTGGTCTGCCCAAGTCCAGAGGAGCTGGAGTCTTCGGTGAG